The Nitrospirota bacterium genomic sequence GGGGAGTTATATGTGAGGTATTTTATGTTTGTACTTGTAAGTTATGACGTTTCGATAGAAGAAGGCGGACAGCGCCGCTTGCGAAGAGTGGCGCGTGCATGTATGGATTACGGGCAGAGGGTTCAGAATTCTGTCTTTGAATGTATTATTGATCCCGCTCAATTGACAGTTCTAAAACAGAGACTGATTGAAGAGATTGATCCTGAAAAAGACAGTCTGAGATTTTATTATCTCGGCTCTAATTGGAAGCATCGAGTGGAGCATG encodes the following:
- the cas2 gene encoding CRISPR-associated endonuclease Cas2 codes for the protein MFVLVSYDVSIEEGGQRRLRRVARACMDYGQRVQNSVFECIIDPAQLTVLKQRLIEEIDPEKDSLRFYYLGSNWKHRVEHVGAKAGVDQEGPLII